The genome window CAAATATCTTCTTTTACAGGTCTGTATAAGAAGGCTCGATTTAATATGCCAGGAGGAAAAATGAACATAAAAGCAGCGATTTTCGATCTGGATGGTACATTAGCAGATACTATCCCTGTTACAATAAAAGCAATAAAAGAGACTGTGAGAGAACTCAAAGGCGAAGAATTGACCGATGAAGAGATTTTGAAGGAATTTGGCCCTGTAGATACTGAAATTGTAAAGAAGTTAGTAGATGGAGTCAGGAAAGAGCTGGTTGAAGAGCGTTATATAAAGATATTCAGTGAAAGCTTTGATAAGTGTGTTCGTCCTATAGAGGGGATTATTGAACTGCTAGATTTTATCAAATCAAAGGGGATAAGGCTTGGCCTCTTTACCGGCAGAGGCATCAGAGCTACAGAAATAATTATAGAAAAACTCAGACTAAAAGAATATTTTGATATAGTAATCGCAGGAGAACATACCAGAAAACCAAAGCCGGACCCGGAGGGAATAATGCTTGCCCTTGAAAAGCTGGGTATAAGAGCAGATGAAAGTGTATATACTGGTGATTTTGACGTGGATATAAAGGCGAGCAGGGCGGCTGGAACCAAATCAGTTCTTGCTTTATGGTCTTCTACAGGTTCCGAGGATTTAATAGGTCTTAAGCCTGACAAATACTTCCGAAAGCCGGATGAATTTATAAAATGGTTAGGTAACACGACAGATTAATCTAAAATTATTTTACACTAAACTTTTTTTATATCGCAAAAACCACAGATA of Clostridia bacterium contains these proteins:
- a CDS encoding HAD-IA family hydrolase — encoded protein: MNIKAAIFDLDGTLADTIPVTIKAIKETVRELKGEELTDEEILKEFGPVDTEIVKKLVDGVRKELVEERYIKIFSESFDKCVRPIEGIIELLDFIKSKGIRLGLFTGRGIRATEIIIEKLRLKEYFDIVIAGEHTRKPKPDPEGIMLALEKLGIRADESVYTGDFDVDIKASRAAGTKSVLALWSSTGSEDLIGLKPDKYFRKPDEFIKWLGNTTD